In one window of Denticeps clupeoides chromosome 2, fDenClu1.1, whole genome shotgun sequence DNA:
- the ppp1r3g gene encoding protein phosphatase 1 regulatory subunit 3G produces MTSDGDVFLQERRRARSLPAYPEQAALFERISRKRVQFADALGLSLASVKHFSIGEEPRVPAAASTPRQGLRSERLAPAFSAPAAPGDVEPRLQRLRVALEKIAVTRLDVRGVIRALTTGCRGTDVGVRYTFDDWLSFVDAQAVPVESEGAAGERFAFVVYTPPFLEPGASAHFAVYSRTEHGDFWDNNDGRNYTLTPRCPESS; encoded by the coding sequence ATGACGTCCGACGGGGACGTCTTCCTGCAGGAGCGGCGGAGGGCGAGGTCCCTGCCCGCCTACCCGGAGCAGGCGGCGCTGTTCGAGCGCATCTCCCGCAAGCGTGTGCAGTTCGCGGACGCGCTGGGGCTCAGCCTAGCCAGCGTCAAGCACTTCAGCATCGGCGAGGAGCCGCGGGTCCCCGCCGCCGCGTCCACGCCGCGCCAGGGGCTGCGCTCGGAGCGCCTGGCGCCCGCCTTCAGCGCGCCCGCGGCCCCCGGGGACGTGGAGCCCCGCCTGCAGCGGCTCCGCGTCGCGCTGGAGAAGATCGCCGTCACCCGGCTGGACGTCAGGGGCGTGATCCGGGCGCTGACCACCGGCTGCCGCGGGACGGACGTCGGGGTGCGCTACACCTTCGACGACTGGCTCTCGTTCGTGGACGCGCAGGCGGTGCCCGTGGAGAGCGAGGGCGCCGCGGGGGAGAGGTTCGCCTTCGTCGTGTACACGCCCCCCTTCCTGGAGCCCGGAGCCTCGGCGCACTTCGCCGTGTACTCGAGGACCGAGCACGGAGACTTCTGGGACAACAACGACGGGCGCAACTACACGCTGACGCCCCGGTGCCCGGAGTCGTCCTGA